A single region of the Anaerolineales bacterium genome encodes:
- a CDS encoding DEAD/DEAH box helicase family protein has product MSDASPKTPRAAAQLQPGKKVLHAELGEGVILAVEPTGFVRVFFQAVGERQVHPTSLSDAASWIDQVIAGLRPATPEALERLWLTIEAAELPLIDSAATLTAAKVALLPHQVVLVHRIARVQPRRFLIADEVGLGKTIETALILRELASRGELTRALMIVPASLVENWRHELNDVFNLDFEVFGYEGDVTDRKTNTFARHNRIIASVDTLKRSARIKRLLEAPAWDLVVFDEAHHLSVFKAGSKVRKTENFKLAEVMRGHCRDLLLLSATPHQGDHFRFWMLIRLLEPTLFEDETDMLENRHRLNAVVIRRTKADSCAPDGSSLFARRVVHTEAFTLAGPEREFYEALQEYLQDGYNLAEKQGGKGRALGFVMTIFQKIAASSFAAVKSTLERRLLMLTIRDAIERDELLDVDGRDRVLREARALICKIYSLGDDPVSQAQADQLLAEAKIQVLRRRRDTEELEGYDDSEIAAALAEDSAATFVGVALPEERRRIGDLLAKYPAGMETKVVTLLDALRQLWKANPREKIVIFTTYLGSVDNLRAAIELAFPGKGVEVLKGGDHGAKTAAQRRFKREDGPQVLICTAAGREGINLQFARILFNHDLPWNPMDLEQRIGRIHRYGQQQTAQVYNLLAADTIEGEIYLLLEEKLKDIAQALGKVDEDGQIAEDLRAQILGQLGSRLSYDRLYQDAVRDPSLKRTRQELEVAMSNANVARQVVFELFQDLERFDLSEYRRVEDTGDGMKRLVSFVQRAVRLDGGELRPKAASVYELVRPGQPTTLISTDRDRALSAEELSLFGLEHPLVQSLFARFDNLDPEQRALVGKPENGNLSGVLSLWHVLIDSPGSHKRQHVIRLGISPAGERLPRLERLGSDLLHLSTSSESLLGMERISLLVSDVAPEMLHRELIRLGAIQEGSSYSSRLVACIEVNP; this is encoded by the coding sequence ATGTCCGACGCATCTCCTAAGACTCCGAGGGCGGCGGCGCAGCTTCAGCCGGGCAAAAAAGTCCTTCACGCGGAACTCGGCGAAGGGGTCATTCTTGCCGTTGAGCCGACGGGCTTTGTGCGGGTCTTCTTTCAGGCGGTTGGCGAACGTCAGGTACACCCCACCTCTCTGAGCGATGCGGCAAGCTGGATAGATCAGGTGATCGCTGGGCTGCGTCCCGCAACGCCCGAAGCGCTGGAACGACTATGGCTCACCATTGAAGCAGCGGAACTACCGCTGATCGATAGCGCCGCGACCCTGACAGCGGCAAAAGTGGCGCTCCTGCCCCATCAGGTCGTTTTGGTTCATCGAATTGCCCGTGTCCAGCCGCGTCGATTCCTGATCGCCGATGAAGTGGGGTTAGGCAAAACGATTGAGACGGCACTCATCCTGCGCGAACTGGCGTCACGAGGCGAACTCACCCGCGCCCTGATGATTGTCCCTGCCAGCCTTGTTGAAAACTGGCGGCACGAACTTAATGACGTGTTCAACCTCGATTTTGAAGTCTTCGGCTACGAGGGCGATGTCACTGACCGCAAGACCAACACCTTCGCCCGTCACAATCGGATCATTGCCTCGGTAGACACACTTAAACGTTCGGCACGGATCAAGCGACTACTCGAAGCACCCGCGTGGGATTTGGTCGTCTTCGACGAAGCGCACCACCTGAGCGTTTTTAAAGCGGGGAGCAAGGTCAGGAAGACGGAGAACTTCAAGCTGGCGGAGGTGATGCGGGGTCACTGCCGCGATCTACTGCTGCTCTCCGCAACGCCGCACCAGGGCGATCATTTCCGCTTCTGGATGCTGATCCGTCTCTTGGAGCCAACACTCTTTGAAGACGAGACGGATATGCTTGAGAATCGCCACCGCCTCAATGCGGTCGTGATCCGGCGCACCAAAGCCGATTCGTGCGCCCCCGATGGCAGCTCGCTGTTCGCCCGGCGTGTGGTGCATACAGAAGCGTTTACGCTGGCAGGACCAGAGCGCGAGTTTTACGAGGCGCTTCAGGAGTATCTGCAAGACGGCTACAACCTCGCCGAGAAACAGGGGGGCAAGGGGCGTGCGCTTGGTTTCGTGATGACCATCTTCCAGAAGATAGCGGCAAGCAGTTTTGCGGCAGTCAAATCCACGCTTGAACGTCGTTTGTTGATGCTCACGATTCGTGACGCGATTGAGCGCGACGAACTGCTCGATGTTGATGGGCGAGATCGCGTCCTGCGTGAGGCGCGTGCGCTTATCTGCAAGATATATAGTTTGGGCGATGATCCCGTCAGCCAGGCGCAAGCCGATCAACTGCTGGCTGAGGCGAAAATACAGGTCTTGCGCCGCAGGCGAGACACCGAAGAACTGGAAGGTTACGATGACAGCGAGATCGCGGCGGCTCTTGCTGAAGACTCGGCAGCGACATTTGTCGGAGTCGCCTTGCCTGAGGAGCGGCGGCGGATTGGCGATCTGCTGGCGAAGTACCCAGCCGGGATGGAAACAAAGGTCGTCACGCTGCTTGATGCGCTGCGCCAGTTGTGGAAGGCTAATCCACGCGAGAAGATCGTCATCTTCACGACCTATCTGGGTAGCGTAGACAATTTGCGGGCTGCGATTGAGTTGGCATTTCCCGGTAAAGGTGTTGAGGTTCTGAAGGGCGGCGATCACGGCGCGAAAACGGCGGCACAACGCCGTTTTAAGCGCGAGGATGGCCCGCAGGTTCTGATCTGTACCGCCGCCGGGCGCGAAGGGATTAACCTTCAGTTTGCCCGTATCCTCTTCAACCATGACCTCCCCTGGAATCCGATGGATTTGGAGCAGCGGATCGGGCGTATTCACCGTTACGGGCAACAGCAAACCGCACAGGTCTACAACCTTCTGGCGGCGGATACCATAGAGGGCGAAATCTATCTGCTGCTGGAAGAGAAGTTAAAGGACATCGCCCAAGCGCTTGGCAAGGTCGATGAAGACGGTCAAATCGCCGAAGATTTGCGCGCACAGATTCTCGGTCAGCTTGGCAGTCGCCTAAGTTATGATCGCCTCTATCAGGATGCCGTGCGCGATCCCTCGCTCAAGCGTACACGGCAAGAGCTTGAGGTGGCGATGTCGAACGCGAATGTCGCTCGTCAGGTGGTATTTGAACTATTCCAAGACCTGGAGCGGTTTGATCTGAGCGAGTATCGGCGTGTTGAAGATACGGGCGACGGGATGAAGCGCTTGGTGTCCTTCGTGCAGCGAGCGGTGCGTCTGGATGGTGGGGAACTTCGCCCGAAGGCAGCTTCCGTCTATGAACTCGTTCGTCCCGGTCAGCCAACGACCCTCATTTCTACCGACAGAGATCGAGCGTTATCTGCCGAAGAACTGAGCCTTTTCGGGCTAGAACACCCACTCGTCCAATCGCTGTTTGCTCGCTTCGACAACCTCGATCCTGAACAACGCGCCCTAGTGGGAAAACCCGAGAACGGCAACCTTTCCGGGGTTTTGAGCCTGTGGCATGTGTTGATTGACTCCCCAGGCAGCCACAAGCGCCAGCACGTTATCCGCCTCGGAATTTCACCCGCTGGGGAACGCTTACCGCGCTTGGAACGTCTTGGGAGCGATTTACTGCACCTATCCACAAGCTCCGAAAGTTTGCTTGGGATGGAAAGAATCTCATTGCTGGTTAGCGATGTAGCCCCAGAAATGCTCCATCGTGAATTGATTCGGCTTGGGGCTATTCAAGAAGGCTCCTCATATTCATCAAGGCTAGTCGCATGTATTGAGGTAAACCCGTAA
- a CDS encoding response regulator transcription factor, producing the protein MASIHVAVLEDRELTQLGLHTFLKGKPEYQLVGMFTDLSSLISKLEERPAQVLILDNTLPGMDTCMVIRKLAQRFAMLHILVYGSELTAASIHDVIDAGASGCISKAELLKYLEDGIHHVLSDMPYFSPQVAALVCTDDELQTLSKRSRQVLQLLAKGLMVPEIARQLAISEQAVYHARRRLRKVLNVRANEEIVPRAQRLGLIKSSSGLTDAKSEPESQ; encoded by the coding sequence ATGGCTTCTATTCACGTTGCGGTACTGGAAGACCGTGAACTGACCCAACTTGGCTTGCATACCTTCTTGAAGGGCAAGCCAGAGTACCAGTTGGTGGGCATGTTTACGGACTTATCCAGCCTTATCAGTAAGTTGGAGGAGCGACCGGCACAGGTGCTTATCCTGGATAACACCCTGCCGGGAATGGATACCTGTATGGTCATTCGCAAGCTGGCCCAACGGTTTGCCATGCTCCATATCCTCGTCTACGGCAGTGAATTGACTGCTGCCTCTATCCATGATGTGATTGATGCGGGCGCTTCCGGGTGTATCAGCAAAGCGGAGTTGCTGAAGTACCTTGAAGACGGCATCCATCACGTGCTGAGTGATATGCCCTACTTCTCGCCGCAGGTCGCTGCGCTGGTATGCACCGATGATGAGCTTCAAACCCTCAGCAAGCGCAGTCGGCAGGTGCTCCAACTCCTTGCGAAGGGACTCATGGTGCCGGAGATCGCCCGGCAATTGGCGATCTCGGAACAGGCGGTCTACCATGCGCGGCGACGGTTGCGCAAAGTGCTGAATGTGCGCGCCAACGAGGAGATCGTGCCACGCGCGCAACGGTTGGGGCTTATCAAATCGTCGTCTGGGCTGACAGATGCCAAGAGCGAGCCGGAGTCGCAGTAG
- a CDS encoding response regulator transcription factor — protein sequence MEQYGKTTLQTGKAMLSSNRKMRVVAADDVDLVLTGIKAILTAWNECDLLGVYASLPDLLTGLRSAAPDIIIVGDRLDMDCAPLKLIDTLKTITPRARLALLGNMVDGFAVQELFNRGIHAYLYKSDPLTETLIPALRAIHLGRPYLSPTASAEYLLSTQRGSARFRLDSEALRILQLLAEGCTVHEIAAQLKVTVRHVYWVREKLRRRFGAATNEVIISRARLEGFIP from the coding sequence ATGGAGCAATACGGAAAGACGACACTTCAGACAGGAAAGGCGATGTTAAGCTCAAATCGAAAGATGCGCGTTGTCGCGGCGGACGATGTGGATTTGGTCTTGACCGGGATAAAAGCCATTCTGACCGCATGGAACGAATGCGATTTGTTAGGGGTGTATGCGTCGCTCCCTGATCTGCTGACTGGACTTCGATCCGCTGCGCCAGACATCATCATTGTGGGAGATCGGCTCGATATGGATTGCGCTCCGCTCAAGCTGATCGATACCCTCAAAACAATCACGCCTCGCGCACGCTTAGCCCTCCTCGGCAACATGGTCGATGGCTTCGCGGTGCAGGAGTTGTTCAACCGGGGAATTCACGCCTATCTCTACAAAAGCGATCCCTTGACCGAGACGCTGATCCCGGCGCTGCGGGCGATTCACCTCGGCAGGCCCTATCTTTCGCCAACCGCCAGCGCGGAATACTTGCTTTCAACCCAGCGTGGATCTGCACGCTTCCGCCTTGATTCGGAAGCGCTGAGAATCCTGCAACTGCTGGCGGAGGGCTGCACCGTCCATGAGATCGCCGCGCAGCTCAAGGTCACGGTGCGGCATGTCTACTGGGTACGTGAGAAACTGCGCCGTCGGTTTGGCGCGGCGACCAACGAGGTGATCATCAGCCGAGCGAGGTTGGAGGGGTTCATTCCCTAA
- a CDS encoding ParM/StbA family protein: MRQPEILTLGLDIGYGAVKAVTEATSLVFPSVCGHARDIKFQQDEIAARHPGDQLRDEMGTWFIGDLALTQLPPGELLRLRGRTADEVTMGNVFRVRLAKAAIGKLWPGRAGGDILHLRVATGLPVDHMPDAPELKAALLGQHVIKTDATDFIANITEVMVMPQPYGTIYAQTLTESGEVNPAHSYMRTGVCDVGTFTVDLALDDDGEFVDAESGSVEGGVSGVLERIAALLEREHRQKISPKLIETVLRTGKFRAKGEMIDYSEAVESALEPLRSATLNLMSEKWKAGTTVDVIYLSGGGAELVHEAVAAAYAQMQLVAQAQLANAQGYLHYALFAARVPEQS, encoded by the coding sequence GTGCGGCAACCAGAAATTCTCACCCTTGGTCTGGATATTGGCTATGGTGCGGTGAAGGCGGTCACGGAAGCAACGTCGTTGGTGTTTCCATCCGTATGCGGCCATGCCAGAGACATCAAGTTTCAGCAGGATGAAATCGCGGCGCGGCATCCCGGCGATCAACTCCGCGATGAGATGGGAACGTGGTTCATCGGCGATCTGGCGCTCACCCAACTTCCGCCAGGGGAACTGCTCCGGCTGCGGGGGCGCACCGCTGATGAAGTGACGATGGGCAATGTTTTCCGGGTGCGGTTAGCAAAAGCCGCTATTGGCAAACTGTGGCCGGGCCGCGCCGGAGGTGACATTCTCCATCTGCGGGTGGCGACGGGCTTGCCGGTGGATCACATGCCCGACGCGCCAGAACTGAAGGCGGCGCTGCTTGGGCAACATGTCATCAAAACGGATGCCACCGACTTCATCGCCAACATCACCGAAGTCATGGTCATGCCGCAGCCTTACGGCACTATCTATGCCCAGACGCTCACCGAAAGCGGCGAGGTCAACCCAGCGCACAGCTACATGCGAACGGGCGTGTGCGATGTAGGGACGTTCACTGTTGACCTAGCGCTGGACGACGACGGCGAGTTTGTAGACGCGGAGAGTGGCAGTGTGGAAGGCGGCGTGTCCGGCGTGTTGGAGCGCATCGCAGCCCTTTTGGAGCGAGAACACCGTCAGAAGATTTCGCCCAAGCTGATCGAGACGGTGCTGCGGACGGGCAAGTTTCGGGCGAAGGGGGAGATGATCGATTATAGCGAGGCCGTCGAGAGCGCCCTCGAACCCCTGCGCAGCGCCACACTCAACCTCATGAGCGAAAAGTGGAAAGCCGGTACGACGGTAGACGTAATTTACCTCTCTGGCGGCGGAGCGGAACTGGTTCACGAGGCGGTAGCGGCGGCCTATGCGCAAATGCAGTTGGTGGCGCAAGCGCAGTTGGCAAACGCGCAAGGCTACCTGCATTATGCGCTGTTCGCGGCACGCGTTCCTGAGCAATCCTGA
- the topA gene encoding type I DNA topoisomerase, with amino-acid sequence MTKLVIVESPAKVKKIASFLSDGWRVEASYGHVRDLPEDALGVDIDAEFAPQYATLPGKGNTVRRLLKAMTEAEAIYIATDPDREGEAMAWHILALAKLPKEKQVHRIAFSAITRSAVLAAVANPRPLDLNLVEAQQARRIVDRLVGYLVSPLACKSLGKQVSAGRVQSVCLRLVADREREIGAFTPATSWTLESRLRTDAGEFSARLTTVKGAKALFASREQCEKLVNGLPGSAFWVHKVAEGERMRHPLPPFTTATLQQAASKALGFAPDKTMQVAQILYEAGLITYHRTDAVTVAPEAIEAARDYVKVTFGDAYLPGQPQRYETKTLNAQEAHEAIRPVDVAHKLAMAGDNADGAKLYALIWSRFIASQMADARYQLRAAQILAGKTQGQPYPLDFRAQGRTLTFDGFLKVYQEALDEDERAQPDETLPPLTEGQTLGVVTLQPDSHTTQPPSRYTEAALVKALEVRGIGRTSTYASMVKTIRAKGYVKLDKKRLIPTEMGLKLCDLLVARFGAVFDYGYTARLEADLDRIAGGEISRLVTLQAFWSGFHPLLRSARSQITGDAPVKAAPKATGDTCPKCGGALVEREGAFGKFIGCANFPRCKYTTGGTFRPVRFSKVGKRAEVGA; translated from the coding sequence ATGACCAAACTGGTTATTGTGGAGAGTCCGGCGAAGGTGAAGAAGATCGCATCCTTCCTGAGTGATGGCTGGCGGGTCGAGGCGTCCTATGGTCATGTGCGCGACCTGCCAGAGGATGCCCTTGGCGTGGACATTGACGCTGAATTCGCGCCACAGTATGCCACCCTGCCGGGCAAAGGCAACACCGTGCGTCGTCTGCTGAAAGCGATGACGGAGGCGGAAGCCATCTACATCGCCACCGACCCGGATCGGGAAGGGGAAGCGATGGCGTGGCACATTCTGGCGCTGGCGAAGCTGCCCAAAGAGAAACAGGTTCATCGCATCGCCTTCAGCGCCATCACCAGGAGCGCGGTGCTGGCTGCCGTCGCCAATCCGCGCCCGCTTGACCTGAACCTGGTTGAAGCGCAGCAGGCGCGCCGCATCGTTGATAGGCTGGTTGGGTATCTCGTCTCGCCGCTGGCCTGCAAGTCGTTGGGCAAACAGGTCTCAGCAGGCCGCGTGCAGAGCGTGTGTTTGCGTCTGGTCGCGGATAGGGAACGTGAAATTGGGGCCTTCACGCCTGCAACCTCCTGGACACTGGAGTCCCGGCTTCGGACGGATGCAGGTGAGTTTTCGGCTCGGCTGACCACGGTGAAGGGCGCAAAAGCGCTTTTCGCCAGTCGGGAACAGTGCGAGAAGCTGGTGAATGGTCTGCCTGGGTCAGCGTTCTGGGTTCACAAGGTCGCGGAAGGCGAGAGAATGCGTCATCCGCTGCCGCCTTTCACCACAGCCACGCTCCAACAAGCGGCGAGCAAAGCACTTGGCTTCGCGCCGGACAAAACCATGCAGGTCGCGCAAATCCTGTATGAAGCCGGGCTGATTACCTATCACCGCACCGATGCGGTAACCGTCGCGCCGGAAGCAATTGAGGCGGCCCGCGATTACGTCAAGGTCACCTTCGGCGATGCCTATCTGCCGGGACAGCCGCAGCGCTACGAAACGAAGACCCTCAACGCCCAGGAAGCCCATGAGGCTATTCGACCTGTGGACGTGGCGCACAAACTCGCAATGGCGGGCGACAACGCGGATGGCGCGAAGCTGTACGCCCTGATCTGGTCGCGTTTTATCGCCTCGCAGATGGCGGATGCCCGCTATCAGCTCCGCGCCGCACAAATTCTGGCGGGCAAGACGCAAGGGCAGCCGTACCCATTGGACTTCCGGGCACAGGGTCGCACGCTGACGTTTGACGGCTTCCTGAAGGTATATCAGGAAGCGCTGGATGAGGACGAACGCGCTCAACCCGACGAGACTCTGCCGCCACTGACTGAGGGTCAGACATTAGGGGTCGTCACGCTGCAACCTGATTCACACACGACTCAACCGCCGTCGCGCTACACCGAAGCCGCGCTTGTTAAAGCGCTAGAGGTACGGGGCATTGGGCGAACTTCGACCTATGCCAGTATGGTCAAGACGATTCGCGCCAAAGGCTACGTCAAGCTGGACAAGAAACGGCTGATCCCGACCGAAATGGGGCTGAAGCTGTGTGATCTCCTCGTGGCGCGGTTCGGGGCGGTGTTCGATTATGGCTATACCGCCCGGTTGGAAGCTGACCTTGACCGCATCGCAGGCGGTGAAATCAGTCGTCTGGTGACGTTGCAGGCGTTCTGGTCAGGTTTCCATCCGCTGCTCAGGTCGGCAAGGAGTCAGATCACGGGTGATGCGCCCGTCAAAGCTGCGCCGAAAGCGACAGGCGATACCTGCCCCAAATGCGGCGGCGCACTGGTGGAGCGCGAAGGCGCATTCGGCAAGTTCATCGGCTGCGCGAACTTTCCCAGGTGCAAATACACCACAGGCGGCACGTTCCGTCCGGTACGGTTCAGCAAGGTGGGTAAACGTGCGGAGGTGGGGGCATGA
- a CDS encoding restriction endonuclease has translation MLPMPELKILSNETTSQAQANERGKFFEDLMRRVLRRYGYKIKSKSINYAGMEIDIEGEHEVSGHPLYAECKFYDKSIDAPKLQAFFGKYMALWMKDNHASGLFIAVPGLNSHATAFYEENCQGNSKITVRLLEKREVLDAIFEVDSCVRPESIASQIPAEIGIPGDQVLTYTKQGFFWFQYVIPMGGVIPQSVAIFDAKGVNIRDKESLNTFQQLYPEVAQYNILNLKATPLIQSTMAPDLEQIVEVKAGSACFEYQFPAHPDYFVGRTSLFAEIDKFVTQVLDGKTSARGLIFTANSGWGKSSCVLAVVDRLNKAGHFALAVDSRTASSPQFILRVCDYVFNEKFRNLLPQVPFKVTGYEGAVDALGKLGKVLAQQRKILVIFLDQFENIFFQVDALRHIKDMFLKLCDLQTNIALGFSWKTDIVGQINDFPYQLREDLTAASLSIPLGIFSNTEAKELFQWLEKEIGTSLREDLKFFLSEYSQGYPWLLKKLCAHVKSQYETSVPQADLATSLLNVEQIFRSDMQGLLAEEEDTLRSIARLAPINATDLGDEFNPSAVQALVNRRLVVRVGNKYDIYWDIFRDYLNTGRIPVQEHYILRIQAGTVIRATRSLFEQVKKGMEFTSDQFRDHLANHHRIAHRTFYNVFHEMKLLGLVTLDDMTGILGVPQDLQGDDAPFEQSLQKYLYDRLTRNRLILRYIQHLEVHNILDINLASRLLRKWCPYISASSKTWQTYARIFAGWMKATGLADFDNKQGRLVWQEPDMMLSEYSLLDVELGKRRGVGLPAIQYKPIEQVLLRIVEAAKNNSTVDTSNIKRSSWSKVLASLEELGFIVRRSRTIGVLPVAIEFADNPRDRKTIFSERAMQIQPFSTFVAILHDADSNAQLTDIAQILKLRLGVDWTDGTAEVNAKIMLNWARHLDLAPAHLSKKKTHKFTDPDSDQQSLF, from the coding sequence ATGCTACCCATGCCAGAGTTGAAAATCCTCTCCAATGAGACAACGTCACAGGCTCAAGCCAATGAACGTGGTAAGTTCTTTGAGGATCTCATGCGTAGAGTGTTACGTCGTTACGGATACAAGATTAAGAGTAAATCCATCAATTATGCTGGTATGGAGATAGATATTGAAGGTGAACATGAGGTTTCGGGGCATCCACTGTACGCCGAATGTAAGTTCTATGATAAATCTATCGATGCCCCCAAACTACAAGCCTTTTTTGGTAAGTACATGGCTTTATGGATGAAGGACAATCACGCCAGTGGACTATTCATCGCTGTACCTGGACTTAATTCACATGCTACTGCCTTTTATGAGGAGAACTGCCAAGGCAACTCAAAAATAACTGTTCGATTGCTGGAAAAACGCGAGGTTCTTGATGCTATTTTTGAGGTAGATTCCTGCGTACGCCCCGAAAGTATTGCATCGCAAATACCGGCAGAAATTGGCATTCCCGGTGATCAGGTCCTGACATATACAAAGCAAGGATTTTTCTGGTTTCAGTACGTGATTCCAATGGGAGGCGTTATACCTCAATCAGTTGCGATATTTGATGCTAAAGGGGTCAATATCCGAGACAAAGAATCTCTAAATACATTTCAACAGTTGTACCCTGAGGTTGCTCAATACAACATATTGAATCTCAAGGCTACGCCATTAATTCAATCAACCATGGCACCTGATTTGGAGCAAATTGTCGAAGTAAAAGCAGGTTCAGCTTGTTTTGAATACCAATTTCCTGCACATCCTGATTATTTCGTCGGACGCACATCGTTGTTCGCCGAAATTGATAAGTTTGTTACCCAGGTGCTCGATGGTAAAACGTCGGCAAGGGGTCTCATATTCACAGCAAACTCAGGATGGGGTAAAAGTTCATGTGTGTTGGCAGTTGTTGATCGCTTGAATAAAGCTGGACATTTCGCTCTGGCAGTTGATTCGCGCACAGCGTCTTCGCCGCAGTTTATTCTACGAGTGTGCGACTACGTGTTTAACGAGAAATTTCGCAATCTACTGCCTCAGGTTCCTTTCAAAGTTACAGGTTACGAAGGCGCTGTGGATGCGTTAGGCAAGTTAGGGAAAGTACTTGCGCAGCAGCGGAAAATACTTGTCATCTTCCTTGACCAGTTTGAGAATATTTTCTTCCAAGTTGATGCCTTGAGGCACATCAAGGATATGTTTCTAAAACTATGCGATTTACAAACTAATATCGCCCTTGGGTTCTCTTGGAAAACAGACATTGTTGGACAGATAAATGATTTTCCGTACCAACTACGCGAAGATTTGACTGCAGCAAGCCTGAGCATTCCATTAGGAATCTTTTCAAATACCGAAGCTAAAGAACTCTTTCAATGGCTCGAAAAGGAAATTGGAACAAGCTTGCGAGAGGACCTGAAGTTCTTCTTGTCTGAATACTCACAGGGTTATCCTTGGCTGTTGAAGAAACTTTGTGCTCATGTTAAATCTCAATACGAGACTAGCGTTCCGCAGGCAGATCTCGCCACTAGCTTACTAAATGTAGAGCAGATCTTTCGCTCAGACATGCAGGGATTGCTTGCTGAGGAAGAAGATACACTTCGAAGTATTGCTCGGCTAGCCCCCATTAACGCGACGGACTTAGGAGATGAATTCAACCCGTCGGCAGTCCAGGCGTTAGTCAACCGCCGCCTCGTGGTGCGGGTCGGCAACAAATACGACATTTACTGGGATATCTTTCGAGATTATTTGAATACAGGGCGAATTCCAGTCCAAGAACACTATATTTTACGAATTCAAGCGGGGACAGTGATTCGCGCTACCAGATCGCTCTTTGAGCAAGTGAAGAAGGGAATGGAGTTTACCTCAGACCAATTCCGTGATCATCTTGCTAACCATCATAGGATTGCGCATCGAACGTTCTATAACGTCTTTCACGAGATGAAACTGCTCGGATTAGTAACGCTTGATGACATGACAGGTATTCTGGGCGTGCCACAGGATTTACAAGGAGATGATGCTCCATTTGAGCAGTCTTTACAGAAGTATCTCTACGACCGTTTGACCCGGAATAGGCTCATCTTGCGATATATTCAGCACTTAGAGGTTCACAACATACTTGACATTAATTTGGCCTCAAGGTTGCTCAGGAAATGGTGCCCCTATATCTCGGCTTCATCAAAGACATGGCAAACCTATGCAAGAATATTCGCTGGATGGATGAAGGCCACAGGGTTGGCAGACTTCGACAACAAACAGGGTCGCTTGGTTTGGCAAGAACCAGATATGATGTTAAGCGAATATAGCTTGCTTGATGTTGAACTTGGGAAAAGAAGAGGGGTAGGTTTACCAGCCATTCAGTACAAGCCAATCGAGCAGGTGCTTTTGAGGATTGTGGAGGCAGCAAAGAACAACAGCACAGTCGATACTAGCAATATCAAGAGAAGTTCTTGGTCAAAAGTATTAGCCAGCCTCGAAGAATTGGGGTTTATTGTAAGAAGGTCAAGGACTATAGGTGTACTCCCAGTCGCGATTGAATTCGCCGATAATCCCCGAGATAGAAAGACAATCTTTTCCGAAAGGGCTATGCAAATACAGCCATTTTCAACATTTGTGGCAATACTTCACGACGCAGACAGCAATGCTCAACTAACCGATATTGCCCAAATATTGAAATTGCGTTTAGGAGTTGATTGGACTGATGGCACTGCTGAGGTAAATGCCAAGATTATGTTGAATTGGGCGCGCCATCTAGATCTCGCCCCTGCGCATCTAAGCAAGAAAAAAACACACAAATTTACTGACCCTGATAGCGATCAGCAATCTCTCTTCTGA